From the genome of Bosea sp. Tri-49, one region includes:
- a CDS encoding iron ABC transporter substrate-binding protein, which translates to MPHPDRRAVLAGLGATLAAPRLAHATTIRDGAGREVPVPGKVERIFPAGPPAAILIYTLAPDLLIGWPRANRPEEREFLLPGIGDRPEVGRITGRGNSANLEAVLQAKPDLIIDSGSTGRTYVELAERVQQQTGIPYALLDGRFDQTPASYRILGQLTGRSERAETLARWCEDSFATIRGRIAAIPPEKRPSVYYARGPRGLETGLGGSINVETLSFLGARNAAAEQQGSGLAQVSLEQVLAWNPDVIVTIDLAFSESVRSDPNWAGVKAVREGRVHLSPKLPFGWVDFPPSVNRAIGLWWLAKLLYPAQFPEDIRKLARDFHTLFYQVTPSEAQLDRVLAGRG; encoded by the coding sequence ATGCCGCATCCTGATCGCCGCGCCGTCCTCGCCGGCCTCGGCGCAACGCTCGCTGCACCGCGCCTCGCTCACGCCACGACTATCCGCGACGGCGCCGGCCGCGAGGTCCCGGTCCCCGGCAAGGTCGAGCGCATCTTTCCGGCCGGCCCCCCGGCAGCGATCCTGATCTACACGCTCGCGCCCGATCTCCTGATCGGCTGGCCCCGCGCCAATCGGCCGGAGGAGCGTGAGTTCCTGCTGCCTGGGATCGGCGACAGGCCGGAGGTCGGCCGCATCACCGGCCGCGGCAACAGCGCCAATCTCGAAGCCGTTCTGCAGGCAAAGCCCGACCTCATCATCGATTCCGGTTCGACCGGTCGCACCTATGTCGAGCTCGCCGAGCGCGTGCAGCAGCAGACCGGCATCCCCTACGCCCTGCTCGACGGCCGCTTCGACCAGACTCCGGCGAGTTATCGCATCCTCGGCCAGCTCACCGGCCGCAGCGAGCGCGCAGAGACGCTGGCGCGCTGGTGCGAGGACAGTTTCGCGACGATCCGCGGACGCATCGCTGCGATCCCGCCCGAGAAGCGCCCGAGCGTCTACTATGCGCGCGGCCCACGCGGACTCGAGACCGGGCTCGGGGGCTCGATCAATGTCGAGACGCTGAGTTTCCTCGGCGCCCGCAATGCCGCGGCCGAACAGCAGGGCAGCGGCCTCGCCCAGGTCTCGCTCGAACAGGTGCTGGCTTGGAACCCTGATGTGATCGTCACGATCGACCTCGCCTTCTCCGAAAGCGTGCGCAGCGATCCGAATTGGGCCGGGGTCAAGGCGGTTCGCGAAGGCCGGGTCCATCTCTCGCCGAAGCTGCCCTTCGGCTGGGTCGACTTCCCGCCCTCGGTCAATCGGGCAATCGGGCTGTGGTGGCTGGCCAAGCTGCTCTATCCCGCGCAGTTCCCGGAGGACATCCGCAAGCTCGCCCGCGACTTCCACACGCTGTTCTACCAGGTGACGCCTAGCGAAGCGCAGCTCGACCGCGTGCTGGCGGGGCGGGGGTGA
- the tsaA gene encoding tRNA (N6-threonylcarbamoyladenosine(37)-N6)-methyltransferase TrmO, producing MDWQATRPGETEAPLPERSDARLVFIGRIRTPFATRDDCPRQGRQDGPLCRVEIDLHWQAALKGIEAFAELDLLYWMHEARRDLLTQTPRGGGTLGTFALRSPVRPNPIALSRVRLEGIEDGVLLVRGLDCLDGTPLLDIKPHHCSHSHGTTGTSHAAS from the coding sequence ATGGACTGGCAAGCGACCCGGCCGGGCGAGACCGAAGCGCCCCTGCCCGAGCGCAGCGATGCTCGGCTCGTCTTCATCGGCCGCATCCGCACTCCCTTCGCGACGCGCGACGACTGCCCGCGCCAGGGCCGGCAGGACGGGCCGCTCTGCCGCGTCGAGATCGATCTGCATTGGCAGGCGGCGCTCAAGGGCATCGAAGCTTTCGCTGAACTCGATCTTCTCTACTGGATGCACGAAGCCAGGCGCGATCTGCTGACGCAGACGCCGCGTGGCGGCGGCACACTCGGCACCTTTGCACTGCGCTCACCGGTACGCCCGAACCCGATCGCATTGTCGCGGGTGAGACTGGAAGGCATCGAGGATGGCGTCCTGCTGGTGCGCGGGCTCGACTGCCTCGACGGCACGCCGCTGCTCGACATCAAGCCGCATCACTGCAGCCATTCGCACGGCACGACGGGAACCTCCCATGCCGCATCCTGA
- a CDS encoding molybdate ABC transporter substrate-binding protein, which yields MAAPAPVSLHAAGSLRAALLDIAEAFQSEMGVPVSAQFGASGLLRDRLARGETGEVFASANLEHPRALAHAGLAGPAVLFARNELCAFLRPGLAATSTDLLDLMLDRKVKLGTSTPKADPSGDYAFTVFTRAEAVKPGAKAALEAKALKLTGGPECLPAPEGLNVYGHKLASGEADIFLAYCTNAQPLAKEQPGIAMLHLPDQLTVGADYGLTVLNRASPDGYRLAMYILSPQGQAILASHGFIAPGLPREG from the coding sequence TTGGCTGCGCCAGCCCCGGTAAGTCTGCACGCTGCCGGCAGCCTGCGCGCGGCGCTGCTCGATATCGCCGAAGCCTTCCAGAGCGAGATGGGGGTTCCCGTCTCCGCGCAATTCGGCGCCTCCGGCCTGCTCAGGGACCGGTTGGCCAGAGGCGAGACCGGCGAGGTCTTCGCCTCGGCCAATCTGGAGCATCCGCGGGCGCTGGCGCATGCCGGCCTCGCCGGCCCGGCCGTGCTCTTCGCCCGCAACGAGCTCTGTGCCTTCCTGCGGCCGGGGCTGGCGGCCACGAGCACCGATCTGCTCGACCTGATGCTCGATCGCAAGGTCAAGCTCGGTACCTCGACGCCGAAGGCTGACCCCTCCGGCGACTATGCCTTCACCGTCTTCACCAGAGCCGAGGCGGTAAAGCCCGGCGCCAAGGCCGCGCTCGAAGCCAAAGCCCTGAAGCTGACCGGCGGACCGGAGTGCCTGCCGGCGCCGGAAGGGCTCAATGTCTACGGTCACAAGCTGGCGAGCGGCGAGGCCGACATCTTCCTGGCCTATTGCACCAATGCCCAGCCGCTTGCGAAGGAGCAGCCGGGGATCGCGATGCTGCACCTGCCGGACCAACTCACAGTGGGCGCCGATTACGGCCTGACGGTGCTGAATAGGGCCTCGCCGGACGGCTACCGGCTCGCCATGTACATCCTGTCGCCGCAGGGTCAGGCGATTCTGGCAAGTCATGGCTTCATCGCGCCGGGGCTGCCGCGCGAGGGATAA
- a CDS encoding molybdate ABC transporter substrate-binding protein, whose translation MLRKLALTALIGLWPTLAPAQQAQKPVLLHAAGSLKNALTEVAQAFEASARIPVTTSFRPSGLLREALSKGEPAEVFASANMDHPLALAKDGKAGPVVLFVRNETCAFARPGLDVTSNTLLARMLDPKVKLGTSTPKADPSGDYAWQVFAKAEALKPGAKAALEAKALQLVGGPNSAPTPPDRNGTGHLLATGAADLFLGYCTNADPIAREQPGIRMVRLPEKLLVGADYGLTVMNGASPNAYRLAMFILSPDGQRILARHGFVAPSLPR comes from the coding sequence ATGCTGCGCAAGCTCGCTCTCACCGCCCTGATCGGCCTGTGGCCGACGCTCGCTCCGGCGCAGCAGGCTCAGAAGCCGGTGCTGCTCCATGCTGCCGGCAGCCTCAAGAATGCGCTGACCGAGGTCGCGCAAGCCTTCGAGGCCTCCGCACGCATTCCAGTCACGACCAGCTTCCGCCCCTCCGGCCTGCTGCGCGAGGCGCTATCCAAGGGCGAGCCGGCCGAGGTCTTCGCCTCCGCGAACATGGACCATCCGCTCGCGCTGGCGAAGGACGGCAAGGCCGGCCCGGTCGTGCTGTTCGTCCGCAACGAGACCTGCGCCTTCGCACGTCCAGGGCTCGACGTGACCAGCAACACGCTGCTCGCGCGCATGCTCGATCCCAAGGTCAAGCTCGGCACCTCGACCCCGAAGGCCGACCCGTCCGGCGACTATGCCTGGCAGGTCTTCGCCAAGGCCGAGGCGCTGAAGCCCGGAGCCAAGGCGGCGCTGGAGGCCAAGGCGCTGCAGCTCGTCGGCGGCCCGAACAGCGCCCCGACCCCGCCGGACCGCAACGGCACCGGCCATCTGCTGGCGACCGGCGCAGCTGACCTTTTCCTCGGCTATTGCACCAATGCCGACCCGATCGCGCGCGAGCAGCCCGGCATCCGCATGGTCAGGTTGCCGGAAAAGCTGCTGGTCGGCGCCGATTACGGGCTGACGGTGATGAACGGTGCTTCGCCGAACGCCTATCGGCTGGCGATGTTCATCCTCTCGCCGGACGGGCAGCGCATCCTGGCGCGGCACGGTTTCGTCGCGCCTAGCCTGCCACGCTAG
- a CDS encoding extracellular solute-binding protein: MTALPRRSFLTAGLFLGLTGIALAQAPAGERFITVASTTSTQDSGLFNHILPLFKAKTGIEVRVISQGTGQALDTARRGDADVVFVHAKAQELKFVEEGFSTERRPVMYNDFVLIGPKSDPAGVAGTKDIVAALKKIQEKAAPFVSRGDKSGTHAAELNLWKVAGVDIAAQKGPWYREIGQGMGAALNTSGAMGAYVLSDRATWISFKNRGDLVISVEGDQRLYNQYGVMSVNPAKHPHVKVNDGKLFADWLTSPEGQKAIADYKIDGQQLFFPNASQAGA; encoded by the coding sequence ATGACCGCTTTGCCCCGCCGCTCCTTCCTCACCGCCGGCCTGTTCCTCGGCCTGACCGGCATCGCCCTCGCCCAAGCCCCAGCCGGCGAGCGCTTCATCACCGTGGCTTCGACCACCTCGACCCAGGATTCCGGCCTGTTCAACCACATCCTGCCGCTGTTCAAGGCCAAGACCGGCATCGAGGTCCGTGTCATCTCGCAGGGCACCGGCCAGGCGCTCGACACCGCCCGCCGGGGCGATGCCGACGTGGTCTTCGTCCATGCCAAGGCGCAGGAGCTGAAATTCGTCGAGGAGGGCTTTTCGACCGAGCGCCGCCCGGTGATGTACAATGACTTCGTCCTGATCGGTCCGAAGAGCGATCCGGCCGGCGTCGCCGGCACCAAGGACATCGTCGCAGCACTGAAGAAGATCCAGGAGAAGGCCGCGCCCTTCGTCTCGCGCGGCGACAAGTCCGGCACCCATGCCGCCGAGCTCAATCTCTGGAAGGTCGCGGGCGTCGACATCGCAGCGCAGAAGGGCCCCTGGTATCGCGAGATCGGCCAGGGCATGGGCGCAGCGCTCAACACGTCCGGCGCCATGGGCGCCTATGTCCTCTCCGACCGCGCCACCTGGATCTCGTTCAAGAACCGCGGCGATCTCGTCATCTCGGTCGAGGGCGACCAGCGCCTGTACAACCAGTACGGCGTGATGTCGGTGAATCCGGCCAAGCACCCGCATGTGAAGGTCAATGACGGCAAGCTCTTCGCCGACTGGCTGACCAGCCCGGAAGGCCAGAAGGCGATCGCCGACTACAAGATCGACGGCCAGCAGCTGTTCTTCCCGAACGCCAGCCAGGCGGGCGCCTGA
- a CDS encoding ATP-binding cassette domain-containing protein, translating to MLSPTSILPLTVEAAAFSGDGKLLVEPNSFIISAGGLTVLLGPNGAGKSLTLRLCHGLLTPSRGAVRWAAGADGRAKRHAMVFQKPIMLRRSVEANITHALAAAGANSAERKERATQALQRFGLAERASQPARLLSGGEQQRLAIARAWALRPELLFLDEPTSQLDPAATRQIEELLSGLVAEGITVMMSTHDLGQARRLADRVLFLHRGRLVEDAPAKDFFAGPQSAEARAFLAGELLW from the coding sequence ATGCTGAGCCCGACCTCGATCCTGCCGCTCACCGTCGAGGCCGCCGCCTTCTCCGGCGACGGCAAGCTGCTGGTCGAGCCTAACAGCTTCATCATCTCGGCCGGCGGCCTCACCGTGCTGCTCGGGCCGAACGGCGCCGGCAAGTCGCTGACGCTTCGCCTTTGCCACGGCCTGCTGACGCCGAGCCGCGGTGCGGTGCGCTGGGCAGCCGGAGCCGACGGCCGGGCCAAACGCCACGCCATGGTCTTCCAGAAGCCGATCATGCTGCGCCGCTCGGTCGAGGCCAACATCACCCATGCCCTCGCCGCCGCCGGTGCGAATAGCGCAGAGCGCAAGGAGCGTGCGACACAGGCGCTGCAACGCTTCGGCCTCGCCGAGCGCGCCAGCCAGCCGGCGCGCCTGCTCTCCGGCGGCGAGCAGCAGCGCCTCGCCATCGCCCGCGCCTGGGCGCTGCGTCCCGAATTGCTCTTCCTGGACGAACCGACCTCGCAGCTCGACCCTGCGGCGACGCGCCAGATCGAGGAATTGCTCTCCGGCCTCGTGGCCGAGGGCATCACCGTGATGATGTCGACCCATGATCTCGGCCAAGCCCGCCGCCTCGCCGACCGCGTGCTCTTCCTGCATCGCGGCCGGCTGGTCGAGGACGCGCCTGCCAAGGATTTCTTCGCCGGCCCACAATCGGCAGAAGCACGCGCCTTCCTCGCCGGCGAACTGCTCTGGTGA
- a CDS encoding ABC transporter permease, giving the protein MDVGAIFQAAFALVVGLDPGFLGIVFLSLRVTLTAVLIAALIGLPLGAALALARFPGRSAIIVCLNALMGLPPVVAGLAVFLLLSRSGPLGPLGLLFTPTAMIIAQVILVLPIVIALTRQVIEDLWGEYRDHLRSVGLEGLRAIPTLLFDGRFALATALLAGFGRASAEVGAVLIVGGNIAGYTRTMTTAITLETSKGDLPLALGLGLVLLSLTLAINAIAFGASRIGARYAG; this is encoded by the coding sequence TTGGACGTCGGCGCGATCTTTCAGGCGGCTTTTGCCTTGGTGGTCGGGCTCGATCCCGGCTTCCTCGGCATCGTCTTCCTGTCGCTGCGCGTCACCCTGACCGCCGTGCTGATCGCGGCGCTGATCGGCCTGCCGCTCGGCGCTGCCCTGGCGCTGGCGCGCTTTCCCGGGCGCTCGGCCATCATCGTCTGCCTGAACGCGCTGATGGGGCTGCCACCGGTCGTGGCGGGTCTTGCCGTCTTCCTGCTGCTCTCGCGCTCCGGCCCGCTCGGGCCGCTCGGCCTCTTGTTCACCCCGACCGCGATGATTATCGCGCAGGTGATCCTCGTCCTGCCGATCGTCATCGCGCTGACGCGGCAGGTGATCGAGGACCTCTGGGGCGAGTATCGCGACCATCTGCGCTCGGTCGGCCTCGAAGGCCTGCGCGCCATCCCGACCCTGCTGTTCGACGGGCGCTTTGCACTGGCGACGGCACTGCTCGCCGGCTTCGGCCGGGCCAGCGCCGAGGTCGGCGCCGTCCTGATCGTCGGCGGCAACATCGCCGGCTACACCCGCACCATGACGACGGCGATCACGCTGGAGACCTCGAAGGGCGACCTGCCGCTGGCGCTCGGCCTCGGCCTCGTCCTGCTCTCGCTGACGCTCGCGATCAATGCCATCGCCTTCGGCGCCAGCCGCATCGGCGCGCGCTATGCCGGTTGA
- a CDS encoding helix-turn-helix transcriptional regulator produces MQDQGWLTTEEAASYLRLKERKLYELVGQGTVPCTKVSGKWLFPRAGLDRWLEAGLSRPAGFDAVPSPLIVGGSQDSLLELAIRESGCGLALLAEGSQAGLDRLVRNEVAMAALHLHATPDDDAANLAAIRAEASLHDAVVLNFARREQGLLVAPDNPLGLDGLGAAIGKGARFAQRQRGAGAQLLLLSLLERAGVPSGQMVVADGTCATGQDLALAIRSGRADCGIAARAIATAFGLTFLPLVWEHVDLVMRRRSYFEPATQKLLAWMRSPDMAARAKEFGGYDLSISGSVRLNR; encoded by the coding sequence ATGCAGGATCAGGGTTGGCTCACGACTGAAGAAGCGGCCAGCTATCTGCGCCTCAAGGAGCGCAAGCTCTACGAGCTGGTCGGGCAGGGTACGGTGCCTTGCACCAAGGTCTCCGGCAAATGGCTGTTCCCGCGCGCTGGGCTCGATCGCTGGCTCGAGGCCGGGCTGTCGCGGCCGGCCGGGTTCGATGCGGTTCCGTCGCCGCTGATTGTCGGCGGCAGCCAGGATTCGCTGCTGGAGCTTGCCATCCGCGAATCCGGCTGCGGGCTGGCGCTGCTGGCCGAGGGGTCGCAGGCCGGGCTCGATCGGCTGGTGCGCAACGAGGTGGCGATGGCGGCGCTGCATTTGCATGCGACGCCGGATGACGACGCTGCCAATCTTGCCGCGATCCGGGCGGAAGCCTCGCTGCACGATGCGGTGGTGCTCAACTTCGCCCGGCGCGAGCAGGGGCTCTTGGTCGCCCCGGACAACCCACTCGGGCTCGATGGGCTCGGTGCGGCGATCGGCAAGGGCGCGCGCTTCGCCCAGCGCCAGCGGGGTGCCGGCGCGCAATTGCTGCTGCTGAGCCTGCTGGAACGTGCCGGGGTTCCGTCGGGGCAGATGGTCGTCGCCGACGGGACCTGCGCCACCGGCCAGGATCTGGCGCTGGCGATCCGCTCCGGGCGGGCCGATTGCGGCATCGCCGCACGCGCCATCGCCACGGCCTTCGGCCTTACCTTCCTGCCGCTGGTCTGGGAGCACGTCGATCTGGTGATGCGCCGGCGCAGCTATTTCGAGCCGGCGACGCAGAAGCTGCTAGCCTGGATGCGGAGCCCTGACATGGCGGCGCGGGCGAAGGAGTTCGGAGGCTACGACCTCTCGATCAGCGGGAGCGTGCGGCTGAACCGCTGA
- a CDS encoding M20 aminoacylase family protein yields the protein MTIDLDTLVQEMTAWRRDLHAHPEFGFEEKRTSAFVADKLREFGLDGVAEGVGGTGVVGTLKRGSGNRAIALRADMDALRIPEQGELPHRSQNAGVMHACGHDGHTAMLLGAAKLLAEEGGFDGTVRFVFQPAEEWGRGALAMLDDGLLERFPFEEIYGLHNAPRLPVGQFQTRIGSIMSAEDNFEIVLTGVGGHAARPHVGNETLVAACALVTSLQTIVSRRLSPAQIAVVSVTELLTDGTRNALPGQARILGDARSFHPEVSADIEAQMRVISEGIARAYNVEQAVTYTREFVPLLNQPAQTEAALEAAQAVLGAENVSVVSEPFTGSEDFARFLAHVPGCFSFVGNGNSAPLHNPRYDFDDKGLIHGARFHAEIVRRRLAVA from the coding sequence GTGACGATCGATCTCGACACACTCGTGCAGGAGATGACCGCCTGGCGGCGCGACCTGCACGCCCATCCGGAGTTCGGCTTCGAGGAAAAACGTACCAGCGCCTTCGTTGCCGACAAGCTGCGCGAGTTCGGGCTCGACGGCGTCGCCGAAGGCGTCGGCGGCACCGGCGTGGTCGGCACACTGAAGCGCGGCAGCGGCAACCGGGCGATCGCGCTGCGGGCGGACATGGACGCACTACGCATCCCCGAGCAGGGCGAGCTGCCGCATCGCTCGCAGAACGCCGGCGTCATGCACGCCTGCGGTCATGACGGCCACACCGCCATGCTGCTCGGGGCAGCGAAGCTCCTGGCGGAGGAGGGCGGCTTCGACGGCACCGTGCGCTTCGTCTTCCAGCCGGCCGAGGAGTGGGGGCGCGGGGCGCTCGCCATGCTCGATGACGGATTGCTGGAGCGCTTCCCGTTCGAGGAGATCTACGGGCTGCACAATGCGCCGAGGCTGCCGGTTGGCCAATTCCAGACCCGGATCGGGTCGATCATGTCGGCGGAGGACAATTTCGAGATCGTCCTCACCGGCGTTGGTGGCCATGCCGCCCGCCCGCATGTCGGCAATGAGACGCTGGTCGCCGCCTGCGCCCTGGTCACCAGCCTGCAGACCATCGTCTCGCGCCGCCTGAGCCCGGCGCAGATCGCCGTGGTCTCGGTGACGGAGCTGCTCACCGACGGCACCCGCAACGCCCTGCCGGGGCAGGCGCGCATCCTCGGCGACGCCCGCAGCTTCCATCCCGAGGTCAGCGCCGACATCGAGGCACAGATGCGCGTGATCTCGGAGGGCATCGCGCGCGCCTACAATGTCGAGCAAGCGGTCACCTATACGCGCGAATTCGTGCCGCTGCTCAACCAGCCGGCCCAGACGGAGGCGGCGCTGGAAGCTGCGCAGGCGGTGCTCGGCGCTGAGAATGTCTCTGTGGTATCGGAGCCTTTCACCGGCTCGGAGGATTTCGCCCGCTTCCTCGCGCATGTGCCGGGCTGCTTCTCCTTCGTCGGCAATGGCAACAGCGCGCCGTTGCACAACCCGCGCTATGACTTTGACGACAAGGGACTGATCCACGGTGCGCGTTTCCACGCCGAGATCGTCAGGCGGCGGTTGGCTGTGGCGTGA
- a CDS encoding GNAT family N-acetyltransferase, with product MTNLAVEGFGGMRTRPAVTSDAEAMSAVLRAIIAAYGRERPSDPDFVLATYIVHPDRVACTVALDDAGTVVGFQSLRRARPGDPYGTPDGWGSIGTHVAPRAGRKGVGTALFAVTRQAALDAGIERIDAAIGANNALGLAYYGARGFETHRTEKDVVHKVYTVSEG from the coding sequence ATGACGAACCTCGCAGTGGAAGGATTTGGCGGAATGCGCACACGACCTGCCGTCACCAGCGATGCTGAAGCGATGAGCGCGGTCCTGCGCGCCATCATCGCTGCGTATGGGCGAGAGCGTCCCAGTGATCCCGACTTCGTTCTCGCGACCTACATCGTCCACCCAGACCGCGTCGCCTGCACAGTTGCGCTCGACGATGCCGGGACGGTTGTCGGTTTCCAGTCCCTGCGCCGGGCGCGGCCTGGCGATCCCTATGGAACGCCCGATGGCTGGGGGAGCATCGGAACGCATGTCGCGCCGCGTGCCGGCCGGAAAGGTGTCGGCACCGCATTGTTCGCGGTTACGCGACAGGCTGCGCTCGACGCGGGCATCGAGCGGATCGACGCGGCCATCGGCGCCAACAACGCGCTGGGCCTAGCCTATTACGGGGCGCGAGGTTTTGAGACCCACAGAACCGAAAAAGATGTGGTCCACAAGGTCTACACGGTGTCAGAGGGCTGA
- a CDS encoding DSD1 family PLP-dependent enzyme, whose protein sequence is MPLTPPARPGQSFAEIDTPALIIDLDAFERNLVTMAAFAEASGVRLRPHAKTHKSPEIAMRQIAHGAVGQCCQKVGEAEVLVAGGVTDVLVTNEIAGAAKLDRLAKLARDARIGLCVDHIDGVREAAEAAARNDVVLDVLVELDIGGRRCGVAPGEAAVRLAEAVARSNTLRFRGVQAYHGSAQHMRSIDERSEAIERAGLLARNAIERLAQAGLACETVGGAGTGTFELESRSGIWNELQCGSYIFMDADYARNRMADGTPFHTFQHALFVLAGVMSKPVPDRAIVDAGHKAAAVDSGMPVPWQRDGVIYTKPSDEHGILTGDPVAVPHRGDRVLLVPSHCDPTVNLHDWYVCVRGLSGPDAHVEAVWPVAGRGALN, encoded by the coding sequence ATGCCCCTTACCCCGCCGGCTCGGCCCGGACAGTCCTTCGCCGAGATCGACACCCCTGCCCTGATCATCGATCTCGACGCCTTCGAGCGGAATCTCGTCACAATGGCGGCTTTCGCCGAGGCGAGCGGCGTGCGCCTGCGCCCGCATGCCAAGACACATAAGAGCCCCGAGATCGCGATGCGCCAGATCGCCCATGGCGCGGTCGGGCAGTGCTGCCAGAAAGTTGGGGAAGCGGAGGTCTTGGTCGCCGGCGGTGTCACCGACGTGCTCGTCACCAACGAGATCGCCGGCGCCGCCAAGCTCGACAGGCTGGCGAAACTCGCCCGCGATGCCCGTATCGGACTCTGTGTCGACCATATCGACGGCGTGCGCGAGGCCGCCGAGGCCGCGGCGCGCAACGATGTCGTGCTCGACGTGCTGGTCGAGCTCGACATCGGTGGACGCCGCTGCGGCGTCGCACCCGGCGAGGCGGCGGTCCGGCTTGCCGAGGCGGTGGCGCGCAGCAACACGCTGCGCTTCCGCGGCGTGCAGGCCTATCACGGCTCCGCCCAGCACATGCGTTCCATCGACGAGCGAAGCGAAGCCATCGAGCGCGCCGGTCTGCTCGCCCGCAATGCGATCGAACGCCTCGCCCAGGCCGGCCTCGCCTGCGAGACCGTCGGCGGCGCCGGCACCGGCACTTTCGAGCTGGAGAGCCGCTCCGGCATCTGGAACGAGCTGCAATGCGGCTCCTACATCTTCATGGATGCCGACTATGCCAGGAACCGCATGGCCGACGGCACGCCCTTCCACACCTTCCAGCATGCGCTGTTCGTGCTCGCCGGGGTGATGAGCAAGCCGGTGCCGGACCGCGCCATCGTCGATGCCGGCCACAAGGCGGCGGCGGTCGATTCGGGCATGCCGGTGCCGTGGCAGCGCGACGGTGTGATCTACACCAAGCCCTCCGACGAGCACGGCATCCTGACCGGCGACCCCGTCGCCGTACCCCATCGCGGCGACCGTGTCCTGCTCGTGCCCAGCCATTGCGACCCGACCGTCAACCTGCACGACTGGTATGTCTGCGTGCGCGGGCTCTCAGGGCCGGATGCGCATGTCGAGGCGGTCTGGCCGGTCGCCGGGCGCGGCGCCCTCAACTGA